Below is a genomic region from Actinomycetota bacterium.
TCGCCCCGACCTCACTGGCCACGAGGGCGGCGATGCAGGTGGTGACCTCGTAGGGCATGGCGTCCATCTCGGCCTTCAGGCGCTCCACCACCTTGCTGGTGTTCCCCACCCGCCCGGTCAGGCTGAGCAGGGCGGACAGCTGGCGCACCGCCCACCCGGACTCGAAGCGCCCCGAGGCGAACCAGGCCCCGAACACGGCCAGCTCGTCGGCGTAGTGCGGCTCGGCAGCGGCAGCCCCGGCGGCCGCCACGCGGGATTCCCACAGTTTCATCAGCCGGCCGAGGATCTCGCCGGGCACCCGCTCGATCTCCTGATTGCCCAGCATCTGGCCGATGTACGACATCGCGTAGGCCCGGTGGTCCGCCGGAGCCCGGTCGAAGAAATCCCCCAGTGGGCTGCCCTGCAGCGGGATGCGGCCCCGCAGGTACAGGCCGATGAGATGCTCCACCAGTCCCTGCCGGGGACGGGTCAGCATCTCGTCCGGGGCGATGGAGTCGATGGCCCGACGGTAGTCGTCGGCGAGCAGGTCGAAGACCTGGTCGAAGACCGAGGTCCGGGCGACGTAGCTGTCCCAAGCCACACTGCGGGCGTCTGAACCGGCGCCGTCTTCCCCTTCGTCGTTGGCCTCGCCCGCGCCGAAGATGGCGTCCCGATGCCCGATGGCCCACGTGGGATCCAGCATCAGCAGCCAGGGGAACCACTGCCCGTATGCCGCCCGCACCTCGGCGGCTCCGCCCGCGGCGAGGTGGGCCTCCAGGAGCACGCGCACCTCCGGCATCGTCTCCCAGCCGCTGCGGGCGATCTCCCTGCCCCGGGGGCCGCTCTCCACTTGCCGCCGGCGCCAGAGAGCGTAGCGAACGGCCGCCTGCAGGGCTTCGGCCGCCACCTCGGCATTGCCGGCGAGCACCTCGATGACCCCCCACGCCCGGTCGCCCAGTTCGTGGGGAAGCTCGACATCACCGGTGGTGAACCCCGCTCCCAGGGTGCGGGCGATGCCGGTGCGCAGGGCCACCGATCCCGACCGGGCCGCCTCCTCGAACAGCGCCAGCACCGGCTCCCAGGGGAAGGCGGAGCCCTGGCGGATCGCCTCCCGGAAGCCGGCGATAACCGCCCGGAGGTAGGCGTCGGGCAGGGCAGCCAATTCCCCGGCGTGGACGGCAAAGGGCTCCGGCCCGGAGGTGACCACCTCCGCCAGCTTGATCTGGAACCCGGCCTCGGTGGGTGCGCCGATGAGCCCGGGCGGGCGCCAGCGGCGGCAGAACACCACCAGCTCGGCGGCGGGGGCGGAGCGCAGCCACTCGGCCTGCTTGGGGGTGGTGAGGTCCACCGGCGGCTCCGAGGGCAGGAAGGCGAAGGCACCGTCCGGGGGCTCCGCCCCCGCCGCCTCCAAGGCATCCAGCCGGGTGGTCACCCAGCCGATCCGGAACGCCTCGGCGGCCTCCGCATCGTCCGGGTCGGCCGCCCAGCGCTCCGGCACCGGATCCCAGCGCGCAGGGGTGGGCCCGGCCCGGACGGCAGCCCGGATGCGCTCCCGCTCCTCCTCACTCAGGGCAGGGAACCGGCTCCGGGCCAGCAGGAGCCATTCCCGGCTGGTCACCGGGTCGTCCAGCAGGGCGACGTCCGCCAGGCGCTCGTCGGCCGCCGCGGGCGCGTCCTGGGGGAAGGCCGCCAGCAGGTGGAGCGCGAGGCGCCGGAAGATCGCCCACCCGCGGGTTTCCAGCCGGGCGCACAGCTCGGAGAGCATGCCGGGGTTCTCCCGGGCGGCCAACTCAGCTGCGTCCCGCAGGGCGGTGACCAGCGGGGAGCGCACGGTGCGGTCGAGGTTGCGGGGGTCCTCGTTGATGGCCGGCCGCCACAGATGCGACCCGTCCGGCCCCGGAACCGGGTCGGGTTCGGTGGTCGAGAGCACGAGGGCGCTGGCGACGACGTCGGCCAGCAGGTCGAGCGCGGCCAGAGGGGCAGCGGCGGTCACTGCGGGCATGTGCTCCTTCAGAATGTCCACGTAGTCGAAGGCACTGAAGCGGGCGCAGGGCTGCGGCCGCGCCGGGAGCCCCTCCTCGGCCGCCGCCCCCCGGGGAGGCGGGGCGGTGTCTGCCAGGAGCTCCAGGAGCACCCGGGCGAGGGCGATCGCCGCATCGGGCCGGCCCCCTTTGGCCAGCGCCGCCATCAGGGCACCCAGCTTCTTGGGCAGCATCACGTGGTAAGGCGACGAGCGCAGCCACCCTTCGGCCCGGGCCGCCAGGTCGGCTGCCAAGTCGGGGGGCAGGGCGAGCGCCGCGTCGGTCAGATCTTCTTGGACCAGGGAATTGTCCGTGTCCGGGATGGCCAACGCCACCCGGTGGACGGCGAACGGGTCCACCCCCGCCATCTTGGCCAGGTACTTCGAGTCCGGCCAGGGCGGGGCGCCGGAGACCCCGGGCAGGTAGTGGTCAATCAGGCCCGGCGGGTTCCGGAAGAAGCCCTGCTCGTGCAGCGGGTCGATCCACCGGGGGTTGTCGAGGCGCTCCAGGAGTGTGATCCGCTGCAAGGTGGACCCTCCCAGGGCGGCGGCCCGGGCCAACTGCTCGGGCGTGGGCAACCCGGGCTGGTGGAGCTGGCGGGCGAGCTCGTCGGGATCGGAGGTGGGCCGCCGGCACGCACCGCGCTCGCACACGTAGGCGATGGCCCCTTCCGCTGGTTCGGGACGGCCGGCCAGAAGGGGGGAGGCGATGCCGGGTTCGCCCGGCGCCCGGCCCACCAGCACCCGGTTGGGGATGAACCGGGCTTCGACGACCCGCCGGAGCGGGGTGGCATCCGGTCCGACCAGAACGATCTCCCGGGGGCCGGCGAGGTGGTAGTCCAGGGCGGCGTAGAGCATGGCGCACCCCTGGGGCGCCCCGGCCATGACCGGCTGCGCCGCCTCCAGGATCTCGACGCCCAGACGCTCCAGGCCGGCATCGCCCAGCACCGTGCCGAGGCGCTGCAGGACCAGCGAGGCCACGCCGTTGGCCGAGGGCGTCACCCCGTCGATCAAGTCCTTGCGGCGCAGCACCAGTGCCTCACCGTCGTCGGGGGTGGAGAAGATCCCAGCGATGCCCTCGGGACTGGTGTCCGGACTGGCGTCGGGGCTGGCGTCGGCGAAGTGGGCCACCAGGTACCGGGCGAGACCTTCGCAGGCCTCGAGCCAGCGGCTTTCGAAGGTTGCCTCCCAGAGCGCGAACAGGCCGTCGGCCAGGTAGGCATAGTCCTCGGCCAGGCCGGTCCCCGCCGGGTTGCCCCCGGTGGCGAGGTGGAACAGGCCCCCGGTGTTGGTCCGGGCACGGTCGAGGAGGAATGCCGCCGCCGTGCGGGCGGCTTCGACGAGGTCCGGACGGTCAAAGGCCCGCCCGGCCTCGGCCAGTGCCCCGATGGCCAAGCCGTTCCACGACGTGAGGATCATCCGGTCCACGGCCGGTCGGGGACGGCGGGAGCGGGCCTCACGCAGGGCCGCTCGCCCGCCCTCGGGAGGGACGTCGCCTGCGGCGCTGAGGACCAGGGTGTCCCCGGCGGGGCCCCCGGTGGGACGGGCGGGGTTCCACGGCGCGGTCCCGGTGAAGAAGGCCGCCGCCTCGGGCGCGACCTCATGGACCTCGGCGGGATCCCAGCGGTAGAAGGCACCGTCGGCGGGGGTTCCGTCAGCGGTGAGCGACTCGGCGTCCTCACCGGCGAAGAAGGCCCCCTCGGGCGAGCGGAGGTCGTTCACCAGGTAGTCCAGGGTCTCCAGGGCCACCCGCCGGAACAGCGGGTCCGGCCGGGACTGCCAGGCGTGGGTGTACGCCCGGGCCAGGAGGGCGTTGTCGTGCAGCAACTTCTCGAAGTGCGGCTCAGCCCAGGCTTCGTCGCTGGCGTAGCGGTGGAACCCACCCCCGAGCTGGTCGTAGATCCCGCCCCGGGCCATGCGGCGCAGGGTGAGGTCGGCGGCGCCGTGCGCCCCACCCGGGCCCCGGACCGCGGCTCGCAGCATCAGGTCGGCCATGCAGGGCTGGGGGAACTTGGGGGCCTCGCCGAAGCCACCGTGCACCAGGTCAGCGGTGGACTGGATGGCCAGGATGCCTTTGTCCCAGAGCTCCTGGCTCAGCGCCCTGCGCTCGGACAGCGCCGCATCCCGGGCCCGCATCTTCGCCACGACATCGTCCGCCTGGTGGTCCAGCTGCGCCCGGCTGTCCTGCCATTCGTCGGTGACCGACTCCAGCACTGCCCCGAACGACGGCAGCTCATCCCGGGCCGACGGCGGGAAGTAGGTGCCCCCGAAGAAGAGCTTGCGCTGGGGGGTGAGGAAGATGTTCATCGGCCAGCCGGCGTCGCCCATCAGGGTCTGCAGGGCCTCGAGGTAGGCGGAATCCAGGTCCGGACGCTCTTCCCGGTCCACCAGGATGGCAATGAAACTGGCGTTCAGGCGCTTGGCGATCTCCGGATCGGCGAACGACTCCCGGTGCATGACATGGCACCAATGGCAGCTGGCGTAGCCGATGGAGACGAAGACCGGCTTGTCCTCTGCCACGGCTCGGCTCCATGCCTCTTCCCCCCAGGGGTACCAGTCCACGGGATCCTCGGCGTGCTGCAGAAGGAAGGGGCTGGTCTCACGTGCGAGTCGGTTGGGCATGGCGGCGGATACTCCTGGGCTTGTCCACGGCGGGCCGGGAATGGCGATCGCGGGAGGCGCGACCCTTCCATGCTATCCAGCATTCTCCGCTGCGAGGAACCCAGGCGACCCCAGCAGCCCGGTGACGGATTCCTCGAGCCGAAGGCCGGCCATGCCGCAGCCCACGTCAAGATGACGGCTTCCGCCGGCGGTGCGCCGCACCCCGCTGCCCCACCGCGATCTTCGCCCGGTCCAGCGTGGAGCGCACCGCCGCCTCCCACACCGGGCGAACAATCCTGGCGCCGTAGATCCGTCCGAGCACCCACAGGTCCGCGCCCAGTTCCCCCCGGTACGTCAGGGTCGATGTGGCGCCCTCCCCGGTCGGGGCGAGGACGAACTCCTCGAGCACGTGGGGGACGGGTCCCGCCAGCAGGCAGAAGCAGATGCGCTCCGGGGGCTCGAAGCGCACGGCCCCGACATGCGCCCCAGGTAGGGTGCCGCGCCCGCCCGCGGGTGCGCCCCGCCATCAACGGGGGAGTCAGCCGTCGCCGGGATCCCGACTCGGGGGGCCGTCCGCAAGTGCGGCCGCGGCATCGCCGCGCCGGACCAGGCCCACCAGCTTGCCGTCCGAGGTGGTGATGCAAACGTTGGGCAACCTCCGCTCCTGCATGACTCGGGCAAGCTCGGCGGCGCGCCTATGGGGCCGGAAGGTGCTCGGGCCGGGCCGCATCGCCTGCTCGGCGGTCCGGGAGGGATCGCCGGCGAGCTCGGCCGCCCGCAGCAAGCCCAGGACGACCTGCTCGCCGTTGAGCACCACGCAGGCGTCCCACCCCTGCGCCCGCACGCGCCCGGCCACTTCCCCCAAGGGATCGCCCAGGCCGCAGGTAGGCACGTCCCGGCGGGCTAGGCCGCCGCCCCGGGGCTGCGCCGCCCCCGTCCCCTCGGTCGCCAGCCCGGCCGCCATCCAGTCGAGCTTGCCGGCGGCATAGTCGTAGACCTGGGAAAAACCGAGGCTTTCGAGCCGCCACGCGGCCCGCGGGCTCAAGTCTCAGGCGCCATCCCAGCAATAGACGACCACCGCCCGGGCGGGGTCGAGCTGCGTGGCGGCCTCGGCCTCGATCCGGCGCAGGGGCAGGTTGACCGCGCCCGGCAGGTGGTCCTCCTCGTACTCGCGGGCGGGCAGGACCTCCACCAGCTGCGCCCCGGCTGCTGCCAGGCGGAGGACCTCCTGCCGGTCGATGCTAGCCGGCACGGCCCACCGCACCCGATGGCAGCCGGCAACCGGTTTCAACCGCGGTACGGGCTAGTGCAGCAGGGTGTGCGCCGCGGCAGCCGCCGCCGAGACCACACCCCAGACCACCGCGACCGCGATGGCGATCCGGGTGGAGGCTCACAGGCCCCGCCAAGGCGCCAACAGCCGGCGGCCCATCCCGCCGCGGGTCCCGCCGCCTACCGCCGTTCTGCAAGATCTTCCAGCCATTGCTCACCCCTTCCGTGCGGGCCGATCGCTGCCCGGCGATGACGCCGGCCGTCCCGGCGGACCGGTGATGCATGCACAAGAACGCCACCGGCTGGGCGCCAAGGCGAGCATGCACCTCTACGCTGGCCCCGGGAGACAGGTCGGTATCGATTCCCTGGGCGGCCACGGAGACGCTGCGGGAGAGTCCGGCCGACGTTGTGCACACGTAGGGTGACGGTACCCGTTGCCAGGCCACTCACACAGCGGGGGGCGAAGACGACGTCCCCCGCCTCGATCGAGGTGGACCTTACGGCTCCGGGCGCGGCCCCGTGGTTGGTCAGGGGGAGGGAGCCCGCTGTCAACTCTGGACCCGGCGATCGGTGCCGCGTGGTTGCCCACCGGGAGGGCGATGAGCGTGTGGGTCGAGGTTGAGGTGCCCGTGGCCGTAGGCAGAGGTGGCTGCGTGGCGCAAAACAAAGGCGGGCGGCCCGGAGGCCGCCCGCCCACGAAACGAGAAGTGCTAGTTGATGGTGTCGTAGTTCCGGCGGTTGTACACCGAAGCCTGCTGGTAGCTGGTAGTCCGCTCCCGGTTGACGAACTTGGCCCGGCCACCCATCTCCACCGGGTAGCACGTGGTCTTCAGGAGGTCGCTGACAGCCGACGGCCCGGCCACATGGCCCTGGTTGTAGCCGTAGTCCGGGATCGTAGCTGACGCCTCAACCGACAGCGGCTCGCCCGATCCGCCACCGCCCCGCCTGAACAGTCCCATCCTGCACCTCCTGAGAGTGATGCGTGAGTACTGAAACCTACCTAGTCCTGCGCTGCCACTGTACTGCCACCCGGGGTTCTGGTCAACGCGAGCCCCGGCGGGCGGGGCCGGCTGCTAGTCCACCTCCATGTCCTCGTCGTTCGGCCCGGGCAGACCACCTTCCCGTGTGTTGGCGATGAGGTCGCTGACACTCTGGCCCGGGTTCAGCATCTTGCCTTCCCGCTCCATGGTCTTCTTCCAGGCCGCCGAGAGACGCTGCCCGGCGGCGTGCGTGTTGTGGGTGGCCTCGTTCTCCTCGGCGAAGGTGTCCAAGCCGCCGAAACCGATGCCCCCCATGGCGGATTCCATGGTGGCCCGGCCGATGGAGGCCTCGCGGTCGGCGCGGTCCTCGCCCATGAAGAACGCCGCCTCACGCCCGGTAGCGCCCCACAGATTGCGCAATGCGGAGAGCGCGTTGGCGCCCTCCTTCGGCAGCTTTGACGTGGCGTCCTTGCTGGCCTCGTCGTCCTCGTTCGACCTCATAGCCCGACCTCCGCCGACTCGTGGTCCAATCGGAACCCGCTTGAACCCAGACTAAACGCTGTTGAGATTTGCCTTTACGGCAGCTTCATCGCAGCGTCGAAGCGGCGCCCCACCTCGTCCCAGTTGATGACGTTCCAGAAGGCCTCGATGTACTCCGGCCGCCGGTTCTGGTACTTCAGGTAGTAGGCGTGCTCCCAGACGTCGAGGCCCAGGATCGGGGTGTCGCCGCCGATGAGGGGCGAGTCCTGGTTGGGCAGCGAGTAGAGCACCAGACGCTTGGCGGAGACCACGCACCAGGCCCAACCGCTGCCGAACTGGTTGGCGGCGACGGCGTTGAAGCGACCCTGGAACTCCTTGAAGCTTCCGAAGGAATCATCGATGGCCTTGGCCAGCGAGCCGGTGGCTTCGCCGCCTTCGCCCCCGAGGACGGTCCAGAACAGGGAGTGGTTGGCATGGCCACCGCCGTGGTTGCGGATCGGGCCCCGGTTGTCCTCCGGGACCCGGCCGAAGTGGCGCATCAGGTCGTCAACCGGCATCTGCTTCAGTTCCTGGTCGGTCAGCTGGTCCAGGGCGGCGTTGAGCTTGTCCACGTAGGTCTGGTGGTGCTTGGTGTGGTGGATCTCCATGGTGCGCGCGTCGATGTAGGGCTCGTTCGCGTCGTAGGCATACGGCAGTGGCGGCAGCGTGTGCACTCCCATGCAACCCTCCTTCGATTTGGCCGGTCAAGAGGTACCGGCAGCGAGCGGTCGATTCCCAAACTGTGCAGGCAACCTAACTACTTACCCATCTGGGGGCGATCCCACTGGGGCCACCCCGGAATCGGCACTCTACCCCGTGCGCTCAGGCCTCCCCGTCCAGCAGGCGGCGGTCGCGGAACAGGATGACGCGGACCTCGTCGCCCGCCCGGGCCACCGCCGTTCCCGCCGGGATCACCGCCAGCCCGTTGGCCCGGGACACCGTAGCCAGCAGGTGCGACGCCGGCGGACCGGTGGGCCGCGCCCGCCAGGCGCCCGCCTCGCCCGTCACCCGCACCCGGCTGTAGCGGGTCTTCTCCGCCGGGCCGGCGACGTCCTCTTCCAGAACCGCGGTCAACTCGGGCCGGGTGATCGAGCTGTGGCCCATCATGGTGAGGAGA
It encodes:
- a CDS encoding thioredoxin domain-containing protein; translated protein: MPNRLARETSPFLLQHAEDPVDWYPWGEEAWSRAVAEDKPVFVSIGYASCHWCHVMHRESFADPEIAKRLNASFIAILVDREERPDLDSAYLEALQTLMGDAGWPMNIFLTPQRKLFFGGTYFPPSARDELPSFGAVLESVTDEWQDSRAQLDHQADDVVAKMRARDAALSERRALSQELWDKGILAIQSTADLVHGGFGEAPKFPQPCMADLMLRAAVRGPGGAHGAADLTLRRMARGGIYDQLGGGFHRYASDEAWAEPHFEKLLHDNALLARAYTHAWQSRPDPLFRRVALETLDYLVNDLRSPEGAFFAGEDAESLTADGTPADGAFYRWDPAEVHEVAPEAAAFFTGTAPWNPARPTGGPAGDTLVLSAAGDVPPEGGRAALREARSRRPRPAVDRMILTSWNGLAIGALAEAGRAFDRPDLVEAARTAAAFLLDRARTNTGGLFHLATGGNPAGTGLAEDYAYLADGLFALWEATFESRWLEACEGLARYLVAHFADASPDASPDTSPEGIAGIFSTPDDGEALVLRRKDLIDGVTPSANGVASLVLQRLGTVLGDAGLERLGVEILEAAQPVMAGAPQGCAMLYAALDYHLAGPREIVLVGPDATPLRRVVEARFIPNRVLVGRAPGEPGIASPLLAGRPEPAEGAIAYVCERGACRRPTSDPDELARQLHQPGLPTPEQLARAAALGGSTLQRITLLERLDNPRWIDPLHEQGFFRNPPGLIDHYLPGVSGAPPWPDSKYLAKMAGVDPFAVHRVALAIPDTDNSLVQEDLTDAALALPPDLAADLAARAEGWLRSSPYHVMLPKKLGALMAALAKGGRPDAAIALARVLLELLADTAPPPRGAAAEEGLPARPQPCARFSAFDYVDILKEHMPAVTAAAPLAALDLLADVVASALVLSTTEPDPVPGPDGSHLWRPAINEDPRNLDRTVRSPLVTALRDAAELAARENPGMLSELCARLETRGWAIFRRLALHLLAAFPQDAPAAADERLADVALLDDPVTSREWLLLARSRFPALSEEERERIRAAVRAGPTPARWDPVPERWAADPDDAEAAEAFRIGWVTTRLDALEAAGAEPPDGAFAFLPSEPPVDLTTPKQAEWLRSAPAAELVVFCRRWRPPGLIGAPTEAGFQIKLAEVVTSGPEPFAVHAGELAALPDAYLRAVIAGFREAIRQGSAFPWEPVLALFEEAARSGSVALRTGIARTLGAGFTTGDVELPHELGDRAWGVIEVLAGNAEVAAEALQAAVRYALWRRRQVESGPRGREIARSGWETMPEVRVLLEAHLAAGGAAEVRAAYGQWFPWLLMLDPTWAIGHRDAIFGAGEANDEGEDGAGSDARSVAWDSYVARTSVFDQVFDLLADDYRRAIDSIAPDEMLTRPRQGLVEHLIGLYLRGRIPLQGSPLGDFFDRAPADHRAYAMSYIGQMLGNQEIERVPGEILGRLMKLWESRVAAAGAAAAEPHYADELAVFGAWFASGRFESGWAVRQLSALLSLTGRVGNTSKVVERLKAEMDAMPYEVTTCIAALVASEVGAITILGWGKDAQQILSRIVGGSDPRARDIALDLLDTFDLQQVAELVRWR
- a CDS encoding CBS domain-containing protein — encoded protein: MSPRAAWRLESLGFSQVYDYAAGKLDWMAAGLATEGTGAAQPRGGGLARRDVPTCGLGDPLGEVAGRVRAQGWDACVVLNGEQVVLGLLRAAELAGDPSRTAEQAMRPGPSTFRPHRRAAELARVMQERRLPNVCITTSDGKLVGLVRRGDAAAALADGPPSRDPGDG
- a CDS encoding rhodanese-like domain-containing protein, with the translated sequence MPASIDRQEVLRLAAAGAQLVEVLPAREYEEDHLPGAVNLPLRRIEAEAATQLDPARAVVVYCWDGA
- a CDS encoding superoxide dismutase, producing the protein MGVHTLPPLPYAYDANEPYIDARTMEIHHTKHHQTYVDKLNAALDQLTDQELKQMPVDDLMRHFGRVPEDNRGPIRNHGGGHANHSLFWTVLGGEGGEATGSLAKAIDDSFGSFKEFQGRFNAVAANQFGSGWAWCVVSAKRLVLYSLPNQDSPLIGGDTPILGLDVWEHAYYLKYQNRRPEYIEAFWNVINWDEVGRRFDAAMKLP